From Hominilimicola fabiformis, a single genomic window includes:
- a CDS encoding AraC family transcriptional regulator, translating into MEVLQSNTADNIYFWIEDKEQGNVNPIYESHGAYEIYIVCNGERRMYLGNVLYKVGTGDALMISASTPHRSFGDGAFSGICIEFSDAYIKEHFTKSQYDKITECFKTPLISLPPNLLPIIRTYSLTAYNNVDMRNDCMLAIVDILYKHIPFSNPNAKRTFDSDLSTIGNYIQKNYLEIKGLDALSEHFGITKSHLCRVFKEHTGITITHYINALKIQRACLLLCESKIPIHDIYKMCGYDNSQYFNRVFKNMKEVTPNQFRQQSRAIKMWKY; encoded by the coding sequence ATGGAGGTATTACAATCCAACACTGCCGACAACATTTATTTTTGGATTGAGGACAAAGAGCAAGGCAACGTCAATCCGATATACGAATCGCACGGTGCGTATGAAATTTATATTGTCTGCAACGGTGAACGGCGTATGTATTTAGGTAACGTGCTTTACAAAGTCGGCACAGGTGACGCACTTATGATTTCTGCTTCAACTCCGCACAGAAGTTTCGGGGATGGTGCTTTTTCGGGAATATGTATAGAATTTTCGGACGCATACATAAAAGAGCATTTTACTAAATCGCAATACGACAAAATAACGGAATGTTTCAAAACTCCACTTATATCACTCCCTCCCAACTTACTCCCGATTATCCGCACATATTCGCTCACTGCTTACAACAACGTTGATATGCGTAACGACTGTATGCTTGCAATAGTTGACATATTGTACAAGCACATTCCTTTCAGCAATCCGAATGCCAAGCGCACATTCGATTCCGATTTATCAACAATCGGAAATTACATACAGAAAAACTACCTTGAAATCAAAGGACTTGACGCTCTTTCGGAGCATTTCGGCATAACAAAAAGTCATCTTTGCCGTGTATTCAAAGAACACACAGGCATTACGATTACTCACTATATAAATGCGCTCAAAATTCAACGCGCATGTCTGCTTTTATGCGAGTCAAAAATTCCGATACACGACATTTATAAAATGTGCGGTTACGATAACAGTCAGTATTTTAACCGCGTATTTAAGAATATGAAGGAAGTCACTCCTAATCAATTCAGGCAACAAAGCCGTGCGATAAAGATGTGGAAATATTAA
- a CDS encoding glycoside hydrolase family 27 protein, producing the protein MKAKLTKPPMGWNSWDCYGASVTEEEVRRNAEYMAKNLKEFGWEYVVVDIQWFEPNAKSADYNKNASLIMDEYSRLMPAVNRFPSAEGGKGFKPLADYVHSLGLKFGIHILRGIPKQAVRQNTKILGTTHTAAEIADFGSVCDWNGDMCGVDMSRDGAQEYYNSIIKMYAEWGVDFIKVDDIARPYHKAEIEGVQNAIQASGRDIILSLSPGEAPLKEAKHLNEYAHMWRMTDDFWDGWEQLKKMFDYCRNWFPYVCDGGYPDCDMLPLGRIGIRSHGGDRMTNFTRDEQRMMMTLWSMFRSPLMFGGDMVYNDEFTLSLMTNKTIIEIDQNGYAGREVYRKGNEIVWAANGKDGKYYVAQFNIGEEEITAKTDLAFVGIMPNENVKITEVWENKKAELNDNTIISTVPPHGVKLFEIVL; encoded by the coding sequence ATGAAAGCAAAATTGACAAAGCCGCCTATGGGGTGGAACAGTTGGGATTGTTACGGTGCGAGCGTTACGGAGGAGGAAGTAAGACGTAATGCGGAGTATATGGCGAAAAATTTAAAGGAGTTCGGTTGGGAGTATGTGGTTGTTGACATACAGTGGTTTGAGCCGAACGCAAAAAGTGCGGATTACAACAAAAACGCATCGCTTATAATGGACGAGTATTCACGTCTTATGCCTGCGGTAAATCGTTTCCCGTCGGCAGAGGGCGGAAAGGGTTTTAAACCGCTTGCCGATTATGTGCACAGTCTTGGATTGAAATTCGGTATACATATTTTAAGAGGTATTCCGAAACAGGCGGTAAGACAGAACACAAAGATTTTGGGTACAACTCATACGGCGGCGGAAATAGCCGATTTCGGAAGTGTATGTGATTGGAACGGTGATATGTGCGGTGTTGATATGAGCCGTGACGGTGCACAGGAATATTATAATTCGATAATCAAAATGTACGCCGAATGGGGTGTTGATTTTATAAAGGTAGACGATATTGCAAGACCGTATCACAAGGCGGAAATTGAGGGGGTACAAAATGCGATACAGGCAAGCGGTCGTGATATAATTTTATCGCTTTCACCGGGTGAAGCACCGCTTAAAGAGGCAAAACATCTTAATGAATATGCACATATGTGGCGAATGACCGATGATTTTTGGGACGGTTGGGAACAGCTTAAAAAGATGTTTGACTATTGCCGTAATTGGTTTCCGTATGTGTGTGACGGCGGTTATCCCGACTGCGATATGTTGCCGCTTGGCAGAATAGGTATTCGTTCGCATGGCGGTGACAGAATGACTAATTTCACGCGTGACGAACAACGAATGATGATGACTCTTTGGAGTATGTTTCGTTCACCGTTGATGTTTGGCGGCGATATGGTGTATAACGATGAATTTACGCTGTCACTTATGACAAACAAAACGATTATCGAAATCGACCAAAACGGTTATGCAGGCAGAGAAGTTTACAGAAAAGGCAATGAAATCGTTTGGGCGGCAAACGGAAAAGACGGTAAATATTACGTTGCTCAATTCAATATCGGTGAAGAAGAAATTACCGCAAAAACCGATTTGGCGTTCGTGGGTATTATGCCGAACGAGAATGTAAAAATAACCGAAGTATGGGAAAATAAAAAGGCAGAACTAAACGATAATACAATCATTTCAACTGTTCCGCCGCACGGTGTGAAATTGTTTGAAATCGTGCTATAA
- a CDS encoding phosphatase PAP2 family protein: MIQTVDFLILDLIQNKLRCKFLDSLMVKFSSLGDGGIVWIAISFLLICYKKYRQAGILILVGLIMGVLIGNCLLKNIICRPRPCWINRAVSLLIPIPYDYSFPSCHTMSSFIAAAVLLHTDIMFAYPAFLLASVIAFSRLYLYVHYPSDIIGGIALGTIIAHFVCLL; encoded by the coding sequence ATGATACAGACAGTTGATTTTCTGATTTTGGACTTAATTCAAAATAAATTACGTTGTAAATTCTTAGATTCGTTAATGGTAAAATTCTCATCACTCGGTGACGGAGGTATAGTCTGGATAGCAATATCATTTCTATTAATCTGTTATAAAAAATACCGACAAGCAGGTATTCTCATACTTGTCGGTCTTATTATGGGCGTATTAATCGGCAACTGTTTACTTAAAAACATTATCTGCCGCCCTCGTCCGTGTTGGATAAACCGTGCGGTATCGCTTTTAATTCCGATACCGTACGACTATTCATTTCCGTCTTGCCATACTATGTCATCATTCATTGCCGCAGCCGTTTTGTTGCACACTGATATAATGTTTGCGTATCCCGCATTTTTGTTGGCAAGTGTCATTGCGTTTTCAAGATTATATCTGTACGTTCACTATCCGTCCGATATTATCGGCGGAATTGCGTTAGGTACAATTATCGCACACTTCGTATGCTTATTATAG
- a CDS encoding substrate-binding periplasmic protein — protein MGGKRSIISLIIVCLIGCMLCGCDKKQDTEKEIGKNAPKIVVGSDNYPPFNYIDENGKPTGIDVDIATEAFKRLGYRVEFVNIEWEDKKNLVENGDIDCIWGCFSIKGRENDYKWTKPYMVSRQVVAVNKSSNIYSLSDLEGKIIAVQSTTKPEEIFLNRTDSKIPEVKEVFSVEDREQIYKYLGKGYVDAISAHETAIRQYMQDYDMDYRILDESIFVTGIGAAFAINDDRGIEEKLSEKFDEMQKDGTMEIIVSKYLSNAYKYLEVDSLE, from the coding sequence ATGGGGGGCAAAAGGTCAATCATATCATTAATAATCGTCTGTCTTATAGGTTGTATGTTATGCGGCTGTGATAAAAAGCAGGATACAGAAAAAGAAATCGGCAAAAATGCACCTAAAATTGTGGTAGGCAGCGACAATTATCCGCCTTTCAATTATATAGACGAGAACGGAAAGCCGACAGGTATTGATGTTGATATTGCTACCGAGGCTTTTAAAAGATTGGGCTACCGTGTCGAATTTGTAAATATTGAATGGGAAGATAAAAAGAATTTAGTTGAAAACGGCGATATAGATTGTATTTGGGGCTGTTTTTCAATCAAAGGACGTGAGAACGATTATAAGTGGACAAAACCATATATGGTCAGCCGACAAGTGGTGGCGGTCAATAAAAGCAGTAATATATATTCTTTGAGTGACCTTGAAGGTAAAATTATTGCGGTTCAATCCACTACAAAGCCTGAGGAAATTTTTCTAAACCGTACCGACAGTAAAATTCCCGAAGTAAAAGAGGTGTTCAGCGTAGAGGACAGGGAGCAGATATACAAATACTTGGGAAAAGGGTATGTTGACGCGATTTCGGCACACGAAACGGCGATAAGACAATATATGCAGGATTATGATATGGATTACAGAATTTTAGACGAGAGCATATTTGTTACGGGAATCGGTGCGGCATTTGCTATAAATGACGATAGAGGAATTGAAGAAAAATTATCCGAAAAGTTTGATGAAATGCAGAAAGACGGCACAATGGAGATTATCGTAAGCAAATATCTTTCCAATGCCTATAAGTATTTGGAGGTGGACAGCCTTGAATGA
- a CDS encoding ATP-binding protein → MNDKKFENVRSGKSFWYKEIIFGIIFLIIVFVGSAQVDKKAAKSQVNSTISYVKTQCSIYARYNDATETKTLMRVIVNTQQVNRDIEFCGSELDVEALKKYASEQRLTGIIVMDENGKVEEECSSDGLNSESLKKYIQKTAVLDVAKYPKKTYTAHIDFADGSYVNLASQGRIDKTGVIVGFHHTNAEYAKNYNLTVQSLLSGYDTYRDGIIAITDGHKIVASNDESMVGKNVKENEVVRKLRNNGKIGKLVRVQNKFEGYYGSMDKSRDYYIYVYLPECTVFEIVPRNILYALAMYITLLIIIQLIKQSSERKYLVEQNKREKEYKEKLMESAKKAEQANTAKTEFLQRMSHDIRTPINGIRGMIELADYYSDDLQKQEECRKKIWDASGLLLELINEVLDMGKLESGEILLEEREFNLKKLLGDIVNVVEKQSKEHQLEIVQCDYQIEHWNLIGSPIHIKRMLMNILSNAVKYNRYNGKIILDCREVSCIGNVALIEFICKDTGIGMSKEFQEHIFEPFAQEFNSARSSFGGTGLGMPIAKSLVETMGGNIEFESEKNVGTTFRLKIPFKIDDCVHIEEPTEEEHNVSIEGVRVLVAEDNDLNMEITEFVLSSVGAVVIKASNGQEAIEIFEKSEVGEIDIILMDVMMPGVDGLAATRIIRSMSREDAKTIPIIAMTANAFSEDRLRAVEAGMNEHLAKPLESTVIIKTIAKYLKEE, encoded by the coding sequence TTGAATGATAAAAAGTTTGAAAATGTCCGCAGCGGTAAAAGTTTTTGGTATAAAGAAATTATATTCGGAATTATTTTTTTGATAATTGTATTTGTCGGTTCTGCACAGGTCGACAAAAAAGCAGCTAAATCTCAAGTCAATTCTACTATAAGCTATGTTAAAACTCAATGCTCAATATATGCAAGATACAATGACGCAACGGAAACAAAAACGCTTATGAGAGTTATAGTAAATACGCAACAGGTAAATCGAGATATAGAGTTTTGCGGTTCGGAGCTTGATGTGGAAGCGTTGAAAAAATATGCGTCTGAACAACGTCTGACAGGTATTATAGTAATGGACGAAAACGGCAAAGTCGAAGAAGAGTGCAGCAGTGACGGATTAAATTCCGAAAGCTTGAAAAAATATATACAAAAAACTGCAGTGCTTGACGTTGCAAAATATCCGAAAAAGACTTATACGGCACATATTGATTTTGCTGACGGTTCGTATGTCAACTTAGCGTCACAGGGAAGAATTGATAAAACAGGTGTGATAGTTGGATTTCATCATACTAACGCTGAGTATGCAAAAAATTATAACCTTACTGTGCAAAGCTTACTTTCGGGATATGATACATATCGTGACGGAATAATCGCAATAACAGACGGACACAAAATAGTGGCGTCTAACGATGAAAGTATGGTAGGTAAAAACGTTAAAGAAAACGAGGTTGTCAGAAAACTGAGAAATAACGGTAAAATCGGCAAATTGGTTAGAGTACAGAATAAGTTTGAAGGCTATTACGGCAGTATGGATAAGAGCAGAGATTACTATATATATGTGTATCTGCCGGAATGTACGGTTTTTGAAATTGTACCGAGAAATATACTCTATGCGCTTGCAATGTATATAACATTGCTTATTATTATCCAACTTATCAAGCAGAGTTCGGAAAGAAAGTACCTTGTTGAACAGAATAAACGTGAGAAGGAATACAAGGAAAAGCTTATGGAATCAGCGAAAAAGGCAGAACAGGCAAACACTGCAAAGACGGAATTTTTACAGCGAATGAGCCACGATATTCGCACGCCGATAAACGGTATACGCGGTATGATAGAGCTTGCGGATTATTACAGTGATGATTTGCAAAAACAGGAGGAATGTCGTAAAAAGATATGGGACGCGTCCGGATTGTTGCTTGAATTGATTAATGAAGTACTTGATATGGGTAAACTTGAATCCGGCGAAATTCTTCTTGAAGAACGTGAATTTAATTTAAAAAAGTTGCTTGGTGACATTGTTAATGTGGTCGAGAAACAGTCGAAAGAACATCAGCTTGAAATTGTTCAATGCGATTATCAGATTGAACATTGGAACTTGATCGGAAGTCCTATACATATAAAGCGTATGCTTATGAACATATTGAGCAATGCCGTTAAGTATAACAGGTACAATGGCAAGATTATACTTGATTGCCGAGAGGTGAGTTGTATCGGTAATGTGGCGCTGATTGAATTTATTTGTAAGGATACAGGTATCGGAATGAGTAAGGAATTTCAGGAACATATTTTTGAGCCGTTCGCACAGGAATTTAACAGTGCAAGAAGTTCGTTCGGCGGTACCGGTCTTGGTATGCCGATTGCGAAAAGCCTTGTTGAAACAATGGGTGGCAATATTGAATTTGAAAGTGAAAAAAATGTCGGAACTACTTTCAGATTGAAAATTCCGTTTAAGATTGATGATTGCGTTCATATCGAAGAACCGACAGAGGAAGAACATAATGTTTCCATAGAGGGAGTACGCGTGCTTGTTGCGGAAGATAATGACCTTAATATGGAGATTACGGAATTTGTGCTTTCATCAGTCGGCGCGGTGGTAATAAAAGCGTCAAACGGTCAAGAGGCAATAGAGATTTTTGAAAAATCTGAAGTCGGAGAAATTGACATTATATTGATGGACGTTATGATGCCGGGCGTTGACGGATTGGCTGCAACACGAATTATACGCTCAATGAGCAGAGAGGACGCAAAGACAATACCGATTATCGCAATGACTGCAAATGCGTTTTCGGAGGATCGTCTCAGAGCTGTTGAGGCAGGTATGAATGAACATCTTGCAAAACCGCTTGAATCGACTGTTATTATTAAAACGATTGCGAAATATTTGAAAGAAGAATAA
- a CDS encoding sodium:solute symporter family protein translates to MEQNLHQTQTVTVIALIIFALIMIAIGIFSARKTKTMDGFLLGGRKIGAWVSAFAYGTSYFSAVIFVGYAGQHGWNIGLGSIWIGIGNAIFGCLLAWMLLAKRTRTMTHTLKSKTMPEFFEGRFNSTKMKVFAAIIIFVFLVPYSAAVYKGLGSMFTTIFPTVSVNTWMLVIAVLTAIYLVLGGYVATAYTDFVQGIIMIVGVFAMVVAIVKNPNVGGFSHFFSNLASVADNGDKITGAQLTSWYGGANWKFLCVNILLTSFGTWGLPQMVSKYYAVKDIKSIHKATVISTVFALIIGAGAYFVGSLSRLVLNNQLPEGGVDAVIPNTLLTALGDPNIVTTIILAVILILLLSASMSTLSSIVLSSASAISVDLIPAVNKNYSGKNQMILTRALCLLFVALSYIFATGNITIIVNIMSFSWGIVSGCFIGPYIWGIYSKKTTKAGAWAGMILGFLTVAVTTIVLTSMNNASCDTVYEAFKLAAKKAPEMGVAAMAVSLAAVPVVSMFTKKYDDKFLDGVFAKNADED, encoded by the coding sequence ATGGAACAAAATTTACATCAAACGCAAACTGTTACAGTTATTGCACTTATAATCTTTGCATTAATAATGATTGCAATAGGTATATTCAGTGCAAGAAAGACGAAAACAATGGACGGATTTCTGCTTGGCGGCAGAAAAATCGGTGCATGGGTAAGTGCCTTTGCATACGGTACGTCATATTTTTCGGCAGTTATTTTTGTAGGCTATGCGGGACAGCATGGCTGGAACATCGGTTTGGGCAGTATTTGGATAGGCATAGGTAATGCGATATTCGGCTGTCTGCTTGCGTGGATGCTTTTGGCAAAACGTACACGAACGATGACACATACTTTAAAATCAAAAACTATGCCTGAATTTTTTGAAGGGCGATTTAATTCAACAAAGATGAAAGTCTTTGCCGCAATTATTATATTCGTATTCCTTGTACCGTACAGTGCGGCGGTTTATAAAGGACTCGGCTCAATGTTCACAACGATTTTCCCAACGGTATCGGTTAATACCTGGATGCTTGTTATAGCTGTTTTGACGGCGATTTATCTTGTTCTCGGCGGATATGTCGCAACGGCATACACCGATTTTGTACAAGGTATAATTATGATTGTCGGAGTATTTGCAATGGTAGTTGCTATTGTTAAAAATCCGAACGTAGGCGGTTTTTCACACTTCTTCTCAAATCTTGCGTCTGTTGCCGATAACGGTGACAAGATAACGGGCGCTCAGCTTACAAGCTGGTACGGCGGAGCAAATTGGAAATTCCTATGCGTAAATATTTTGCTTACAAGTTTCGGTACATGGGGACTTCCTCAAATGGTTAGCAAATATTATGCGGTTAAAGATATTAAATCAATTCATAAAGCGACTGTTATTTCAACAGTATTTGCACTTATAATCGGTGCGGGTGCATACTTTGTCGGCTCACTTTCAAGACTTGTTTTGAATAACCAACTACCTGAAGGCGGAGTTGATGCGGTTATTCCGAATACATTGCTTACAGCACTCGGTGACCCTAATATCGTAACAACAATCATTCTTGCGGTAATACTTATTCTTTTGTTGTCGGCGTCAATGTCAACGCTTTCATCAATAGTTTTGTCATCTGCATCGGCTATTTCGGTTGACTTAATTCCGGCAGTGAATAAGAATTACAGCGGAAAAAATCAAATGATTTTAACAAGAGCACTCTGTCTTTTGTTCGTTGCACTTTCATACATATTCGCAACGGGCAACATTACGATTATAGTAAATATTATGTCATTCAGTTGGGGCATAGTATCGGGCTGTTTTATCGGTCCTTACATATGGGGTATTTATTCAAAGAAAACAACAAAAGCAGGTGCCTGGGCAGGTATGATTCTTGGATTTTTGACTGTTGCGGTTACAACAATCGTGCTTACATCAATGAATAACGCAAGCTGTGATACTGTATACGAAGCATTCAAGCTTGCCGCAAAGAAAGCACCTGAAATGGGTGTTGCCGCAATGGCTGTGTCACTTGCAGCAGTGCCTGTTGTATCAATGTTTACAAAAAAATATGATGATAAATTCCTTGACGGAGTGTTTGCAAAGAACGCCGACGAGGATTAA
- a CDS encoding class I adenylate-forming enzyme family protein — MPITELLEKNAQMYGDEVSLVEINPKAMEHAKVTWREYSLIETNPMEAGRTEITWKEFDKRSNRFANLLLSRGIKKGDKVAILLMNCLEWLPIYFGILKAGAIAVPLNYRYTAEEIKYCLELAEADVLVFGPEFIGRVEEISDRIPGVKQTFYVGAECPTFAESYDYLVKFMRSIKPDVEITDDDNAAIYFSSGTTGFPKAILHAHRSLVHSAIVEQKHHGQTHDDVFLCIPPLYHTGAKMHWFGSLISGGKAVLLKGIKPEWILQAVSEEECTIVWLLVPWAQDILDAIESGEVKLDKYKLDQWRLMHIGAQPVPPSLIKRWKKYFPNHQYDTNYGLSESIGPGCVHLGVENIHKVGAIGKAGYGWEVKIVDKDGNTVKQGEVGELCVKGPGVMRCYYNDKKATDEVLKDGWLLTGDVAKEDEDGFIYLVDRAKDVIISGGENLYPVQIEDFLRKHDAIKDVAVIGLPDTRLGEIAAAIIELKPDHVCTEAEIEDFCKELPRYKRPHKFIFADVPRNPTGKIEKPKLREIYCGESVVAKQIEN; from the coding sequence ATGCCAATTACTGAACTACTTGAAAAAAACGCACAAATGTACGGTGATGAGGTAAGCCTTGTGGAGATTAACCCAAAGGCTATGGAACACGCAAAGGTTACATGGAGAGAATACTCTCTTATCGAAACAAACCCTATGGAGGCAGGTCGTACCGAGATAACTTGGAAAGAGTTTGACAAAAGGTCAAACCGATTTGCGAATTTGCTTCTAAGCCGTGGTATTAAAAAAGGCGACAAGGTTGCTATACTTCTTATGAACTGTCTTGAATGGCTGCCGATATACTTCGGTATATTGAAAGCCGGAGCAATCGCTGTGCCGTTAAATTACAGATATACGGCTGAAGAGATTAAGTATTGCCTTGAGCTTGCAGAGGCAGACGTGCTTGTGTTCGGTCCTGAATTTATCGGCAGAGTTGAGGAAATAAGCGACAGAATACCGGGCGTAAAGCAGACGTTTTATGTGGGTGCGGAATGCCCTACATTTGCGGAGAGCTATGACTATCTTGTTAAATTTATGCGCAGCATTAAGCCTGATGTTGAAATAACTGACGACGATAATGCCGCAATATATTTTTCATCGGGAACAACAGGTTTCCCGAAAGCGATTTTACACGCACACAGAAGTCTTGTTCATTCCGCAATTGTTGAACAAAAACATCACGGACAAACTCATGATGATGTGTTCTTGTGCATACCTCCGCTTTACCATACGGGTGCAAAAATGCACTGGTTCGGAAGTCTTATTTCGGGCGGTAAAGCCGTACTTCTAAAGGGTATAAAGCCTGAATGGATTTTACAGGCGGTGTCGGAAGAAGAATGTACAATAGTATGGCTTTTAGTGCCGTGGGCACAGGATATACTTGATGCGATTGAAAGCGGTGAAGTAAAACTTGACAAATACAAACTTGACCAATGGCGATTAATGCACATAGGTGCTCAACCTGTTCCGCCGAGTCTTATCAAGAGATGGAAGAAGTATTTCCCTAATCATCAGTATGATACAAACTACGGTCTTAGCGAATCAATCGGACCGGGTTGTGTACATCTTGGCGTTGAGAATATACATAAAGTCGGTGCAATCGGTAAAGCCGGTTACGGTTGGGAAGTTAAGATTGTCGATAAAGACGGCAATACCGTTAAGCAAGGCGAAGTCGGCGAACTTTGCGTAAAAGGTCCGGGCGTAATGCGTTGCTACTATAACGATAAAAAGGCTACCGATGAAGTGTTAAAGGACGGTTGGCTTTTGACGGGTGACGTTGCGAAAGAGGACGAGGACGGATTTATTTACCTTGTTGACAGAGCGAAAGACGTTATCATTTCGGGCGGTGAAAACTTGTATCCGGTACAGATTGAGGACTTTTTAAGAAAACATGATGCAATTAAGGACGTAGCCGTTATCGGTTTGCCTGATACAAGATTGGGCGAGATTGCGGCGGCAATTATTGAATTAAAGCCTGACCACGTCTGTACGGAGGCAGAAATCGAAGATTTCTGCAAAGAATTACCGAGATATAAAAGACCGCATAAGTTTATTTTTGCAGACGTTCCGAGAAATCCTACGGGTAAAATCGAAAAACCTAAACTTCGTGAAATTTATTGCGGTGAAAGCGTTGTCGCAAAACAAATTGAAAATTAA
- a CDS encoding M48 family metallopeptidase, which translates to MVDYEIKYTNRKTLAIYITKEARVEVRCNKRVRKADIERFICEKEKWINEKLELMRNRKSVLIGNGSKILYLGKEYEIVVSESKEGMYDDKFFVHPSSDKRYVYIVLEKFYKQKAKEIIAERLHKYEQIMGLYSTKFGITSANTRWGSCSGKNSINFTWKLVMADIDVIDYVVVHEIAHIKEKNHGKNFWNLVGKYYPNYKSARVYLRNLSVRIQQDNWI; encoded by the coding sequence ATGGTGGATTATGAAATTAAATATACAAATCGAAAAACACTTGCGATATACATAACGAAAGAAGCAAGAGTGGAAGTGCGTTGTAACAAGCGTGTACGCAAAGCGGATATTGAACGGTTTATCTGTGAAAAAGAAAAGTGGATAAACGAAAAACTTGAATTAATGCGTAACAGAAAGAGCGTGTTGATTGGTAACGGAAGTAAGATTTTGTACTTGGGTAAAGAGTATGAAATTGTTGTTTCCGAAAGCAAAGAGGGTATGTATGACGATAAATTTTTTGTACATCCGAGCAGTGACAAAAGATACGTTTATATCGTTTTAGAGAAGTTTTATAAACAAAAAGCAAAAGAAATAATAGCCGAACGGCTGCACAAATATGAGCAGATTATGGGCTTGTATTCAACCAAATTCGGTATAACGTCCGCAAATACAAGATGGGGTTCGTGCAGCGGAAAGAACAGTATCAACTTCACTTGGAAACTTGTTATGGCGGATATTGATGTGATAGATTACGTTGTCGTGCACGAAATCGCACATATAAAAGAAAAAAATCACGGTAAGAATTTTTGGAACTTGGTCGGTAAATATTATCCGAATTATAAATCTGCAAGAGTGTATTTAAGAAATTTATCGGTAAGAATACAGCAAGATAACTGGATATAA